The sequence AAACTTTTAGCTTAGCTAATATTTCCCACGTCATTCTCAATAAAATTGAGATATTTATAATGTCAGGGTAATGGTGATATATCTAATGTCAGGGAAAATTACCAAAACCTCAGTCAaacaattttaagaaggaacGAGAGGTGGAAAAGCAGAGACCTTCTGGGTGAAGATTCTGCAGCTTAGAGCCTTGGCTACAGAGCTTGGGCCATTATTCTGGGAGATAACAAAGAGGGCAGAAAGTTGCTTGAACCATTGATGGTGGTAAAAGATTCTTGAGATAGAGAAGGGAAAAGGATCTAGAGGGGATTTGAAAATGAAGATGAGAGTTTGAAAACCCAAGCATTGTTTGATTGGAAGCAAGCGCAAGTCAGTGAGTTTTATTTTCCTTAACAAggaacttttttttcaattaatCGCAGATACAGAGTTCAGAAAAGAACAAGACTGCCATTGGCAGTTTGCAAACAACAATCAAACAGTTATCAAATTATAATGTTGTCAACCTTATCCACATCCTTGACCCTCTGCGGCGACAGCGTTCATGGAATGCCCCGCAGAGTCCCCCTGTGGACATCACGTGTTCCCTCTCCAATGATATGTGGGGGTCAGTGAGTATAGGAGTGATGAGTGAATACAGTTGTGGAGACTTAAGATTCAAGCAACAGAACTTGGATGGCCTCATGTTTGTAGAAGGTGGAAtacaagatgtttaagaaggaactgtagatgctggaaaatcgaaggtaccatGTACCGTGGAATAAAAGATGTTGATTAGAAGTGCATTGGAATAGCAAGGTTTTGCGGTGGCAAGATCATGGGTTATCAAGATCAGGACTATAGCAGCAACTGTGCTAAGGCAAGGAATAGAGTGCAAATAGTTTGCCTAATCTACAGATGTTCAACTGCAACCCAAATATGACACAAAATTCCAAATAGTGATTCAGTTTCACATTGGTGTCATGGGGATTTAGTGGAGAAGGGAACTGAAATGGATAGAAGCTTTGGTCTTCCCAATATTTAGTTAAAGGAAACTTCCATTACAGgctagaaatgaactgcagattctggtttataccaaagataggcacaaaatgctggagaaaaggaatagatgatgttttgggtcagaacccttcttcattctgaaagaTAATGGGGGCGTGGTGGAAACTGAAGGCAAGGAAAGGACAGAACAAAAcaaggccggcaacagatgacattAGAAAGAAGAAGATTTCCTGCctacaaatgtcacctattccttttctccagggatgctgcctgacacgctgagttactccaccattttgggtctatctgccGTTACTGGCTGTCAGACTAGCAGTCTCACAATTTAGACAGGGCATAGAGTTAATAGAGATGGTGGTGAGATAGATCATTATATAACCACAATAGATAAGATATCAACCTGGTTGGATAACAATGAAGTGGTGTTGGAGATGTCAAAGGCACAAGGCAAACCAATAATACAACAGGTGAATTATCCTTGTTGAGATCATTTTGCCttattttgcatgtctttttGACCAATTAATGTGTCATTTATGTATAAATCCAGATGGATTTCATGTTCCTGGTTCAATTCTTACCCACCACAGCTACAATGTTATTTTCTCTTTCTGTATACAAACCATCTTTGGGGCCTCCCAAAGTTTATTTCTTGGGCACATCATTCAGAAACAGATCTTCTGTGTGTGCTGACTGTGTGCTACTGTGATGTTACTGCAAGTTAGATTGTCATGGTAGCAATACCACCGTACCAGTGCATAtagcaataaactcaacttaactAGTATCAGTAAGGGTACCCCAAGTAGCTTATGTTCCTTGACTTAGGAGGTAACCCACCATCCCAAGTCAGTGGATGCAGCAATACTGTGGCTGTGTTATAGAATTATAATCTGGTTACTAGGTCTGATAATCcacagatttgtttttaaacccTTGTAAAATAACATGTTAGCATTTAGTAAATGCATCAGAAAGCATCTGCATAGGTATAGactcaaaaagttggagtaactcagcaggtcaggcagtatctctggagaaaaggaataggtgatgtttcgggtagagaccctttttcagactcttcagactgtatgtcatgttgttacttgtgggcggagcaccaaggcaaattccttgtatgtgaatactcggcCAATAAACTAACGTACTTACttattcagtctgtagaagggtctcgacctgaaacgtcccctattccttttctacagagatgctgcctgacccgctaagctgctccagcacttttgtatttatcttctgtgtaaacctgcacctgcagttctttcctacacatttagtctgCATAAGTACGTTAGATTGTAATAAGATCTTAAAGAGAACACTTGCCCTCTTTAGTGAGGCTAACAATCCTTACCTGATCTTGACCTCAAGTGACTCCAATCTCTTACTAATTGGTTGCCTCTTCACGGTCTCCTGTACTGGCATATTTAGTCACTCCGTTGGGCCCAGCTATTTTCATGCTGGTTTCACAAATTGCTGCCCGAATTCATCCTTCTTCACGCATCTATTCAGTGCAATTCTCTTGTAAAGTGACAAGGTGCATTGAACCCGTTTCAAATGGATTGTGACTTTGAGTGTGTTTTAGTCGGTTTTGTGTGGAAGCTGTCGGTTTTAATCAGCATTGTCTACGGCCCATCGTTAAAATGCATCAATCTCTGTGATATTGGAGTCAATTCTCCTCAACTGCTTGGCATTAACGGAGAGCTCCCAAAGTAGAAGGTGTCCCGATATGAATAATGACATGTTTCACTTAACTAAACACTAGACCGGACGGCAAACACATATCAAAAGTTAAACTCTGCGCCGGGTTGGAGAGTGGGGGTGGCGGAAGAGGAGACAATTCACATACACCAGCGTCAAATACAGTCCCGAGAATTCatccaggcagttatgcagtaggGGAAAAACGTGGACAAAAATATATATTCCGCTCGGAATAAATAATAACCCACCCCAGACCTGAATACCAAAAAATACCGGTATAAAAAATGAacgtgtaacgggtatagcttggacccaatagcagcacagaatcaggcaggtataattggtaatgaactttattacaatACTATAACACAgggtagtaacacaggaatgggtacaccttactcacacagaggctcaggattaagcgagggttccaaagaggggcaggcaggagacgtagtcggggaggcggaaggtccggtaaccaggagatccaacacacgatgcaaacaaaccagcgagggacagacgaaaggagagtcgaagccaggcaggaagtcgaggagccattgcagggatacaccaaacagcccaggagagaggcagacagaaaccaggaggtacgggacgaaggccgtggtcggggacagaaggctgaggtgctatccgggaagatgacaggacggaatggtcaggggcaggcaggttcgaatccgtgtaggcagtcgggaaatctctggagagtcttgcatgaatgctgagaacaatctggcactgtgtgaacggtgaggagagtctatataccgggttaatagatgatcagaggcaactgagtgcaacaggtgaggagagttgggctgatgagaggcgagtggcaggcaggcaggtgaggagaaggagggacaggtggaaaagtactgagaggtgaagtggatgagaatgaggagagggcagactgtgacagaacgTGATTTTAAATATCCAGCTGATATACCGTGAATGTTTTAACATATAGGTCAAATAAGAAAATGGTGTAAGCTCCAAATACCtgggtaggttaatgggcttggtgtaaatgtcaatgaatgtggggggggtcgctggtcggtgcggattcggtgggccgaagggcctgtttccgcgctgtatctgtaaaactaaaaactaaataggGAATAGGAAGGTCAGTGGGGAAATAGGCCCAGGAGTTTCAGTAGTGTGAAGATGGGTCAGGACCCAAAACGTGGGGGACAATAAATAGGGAgagcggcgtgctttgtaactttgtcagtgccatacGTGGCTGCTAttcgtatacattgtgtatgcaagcaaagaatttcacagtgccaatattgtcacatgtgacaataaatgattcCTATTCCTACTCCtactcctattctccagagatgctccctgagttactccggcttttcgtgtctaccttcggtgtaaactgacctctgcagttctttcccacacaacgTCCATAGACGACCGGCTGGAGCGCAGGAGACATGTTGggatgggatagaaacatagaaattaggtgcaggagtaggccattcggcccttcgagcctgcaccgccattcaatatgatcatggctgatcatccaactcagtatcccgtacctgccttctctccataccctctgatccccttagccacaagggccacatctaactccctcttaaatatagccaatgaactggcctcaactaccctctgtggcagagagttccagggagtcaccactctctgtgtgaaaaaagtttttctcatctcggttttaaaggatttcccctttatccttaagctgtgacccctttgtcctggacttccccaacatcgggaacaatcttcctgcatctagcctgtccaacccgttaagaattttgtacgtgtctataagatcccctctcaatctcctaaattacaCGTGTATCACACTGGGCAAGGATGGGATGAAAGCGTTTGTCTTCCCAGCGCGGCTCACCCATCACTGGGTTTCCAGCCTCCCAGTATTCCCAACTTGAGATAGCGGAGTGCCACGGCGGTTAACGTAATTATACCTGATATATTCTTATATCTTCCAGACACAGGCAGTTACAATCAAATGACctaagttcaaatcccaccagggCGGGTATgggattttaattgtcattggtaaTGGTGTCAACAAAGCTATGACCGATGACTGTAAAAACATCTGGTTTTCTCTTGCTTCTGAATGCAGGAATCTGACATCCTTGCCCAGTGTGATGCAAGTGCAACTCCTGGTCGCCCGTAACGTGGCCGACTCTGGAATGGGCGAGCAAGCCATTCGGTCAAGGACATTGGCCTTGTCAATAGCAGCCACATCCCGATAtatgaattaattttttttttgccaaaaataaaaatgttggagcTCCAGCATTGTATTATTTATTGTTCCATCACCTGCAATCTCCTGCTTCTCAATGTCACTAAGTTAGGTGGCGCGGCggcacagtggaagagttgctgcctcacagcgccagagcccgggttcgatcccaactatggatgctgtcggtacagagtttgtacgtccttgtgaccgcgtgggtcgtaaattgtcccgagtgcgtagTTTACACACACGGGGTGACCAAttatcggcgaggactcggtgggtcgaagggtctgtttccatgctgcatctccagtctaatgtctaaagggctcagcgggtcaggcagcatctgtgaacggAATGAACAGGCGTTTAttgtcaggatctttcttcagactgcctagTCTGTCTCCaggtttctctccacagatgctgcctgatccgctgaggtcctccagcattgtgttatTTAtgtggtcaagattccagcatctgcaatctcttgcttcttaatgtgagaggggatcaGCATCAGCATCTCTGGTCCATACCgaccagaatctgaagaaggatctcgacccgaaacattgtctattccttctctccagagatgctacctgacccgctgagttactccagcattgtatgtctctcttcggtgtaaaccagcatctgcagttccttccgacacaatagtGCCCCAGTTACGCTAGTCTCACCTGCTCGCGTCTGGCCCACGTCCCTCTAAACATTTGCTgctgcccatgtacctgtccaagtggcttTTAAATGGTGGTATAGTTCCTGCCTGAACAGTTCGTTGGTATACCCACCTGTGTGAAGATGATACTGGAGTCAAAAGTTGATGCTTCCCGAGTGGATGAGATGCAGCGAAACTTCTGAAGACCCAGCTCGCGTGGATTGCTTAGTTAGAAGACATTTATCAGTAGAAACAAGAAaggccggtttacaaaaaaaacacacaaagtcctggagtaactcgtaGCTCCACGAGGTTTTATgcggttgttgccaggactcgagggcctgagctacagggcgaggttgagcaggctaggactctattctttggagcgcaagaggtgcaaaaaaattatgagaggaatagattggagtatggggaatcgaagaccagagatacaggtttaaggtgagggagggggtaagatttaatcggaaccggagtggtaacatttttacacaaaggctggtgggtgtatggaacgagctgctggagggggtCGTTGAAGTGCTATCGTAACCTTAAGGAGACATTTCGACAAATACATGGGTAGAAGACgaaatggaccaaacgcgggcaggtgggactattgcaatgggacatgttggtcggtgtgggcaagttgagccgaagggcctgtttccgcgctctaagaCTCTGTGAcaacagagggtcagacagcaggaCATGAATATGTAgcctttcggatcgagacccttcttcaatgcgaAGAAGAGCCCCGAtgtaaaacgtcaccaattcttgttctctggagatgctgtttgacctgttgaattactccagcactttgccttttttttttagaaaacatTTATTGTTTGTCAGAAAGAACCGGCCTATACATTTAGAGAGACGAAGGAGATGTTTTACACACCGCAAagtaaaaataattgaaaaggAAGGACAGAAAATTAATTTGAAGGGTCCCGAaacgaaatatcacctgtccatgttctccagagaagctgcctgcgcCGCCGGGTTATTCCGGCACTGccttatttttttgtaaaccagcatatgtagttccttgtttctagaataCATTAATTGTGCATTTACAGCTACTTCCCCCTGTATTGGAAAGGATGTGTCTATGGTTTAATGAGGAGCCTGGCTAGTGTTAGCGAGGACTCCAGCTACTGTGACCCGGCGGCGCAACCGACGACACTGACACGGCCATCCGCCCTCTACACTCGGCAAATGCCCAGTCCACGACAGCCCTCTCCTCCAGTCCCCGCCTCGTTTTTTGTAACCGCTCGTAAACATTTGGAGGGAAAAAGTACATTCGCAAACTCCGGGATAATCCAAGGGCGCTGGCGCCGGTTTACAGCGGTGAGTTAGGGTCCCAACCAGATTGTGGGAGCCGAGGGTGGGTGGCGGAGAGAGCGATGTGCTCCCTGGTTCCTCCGTGAGGAGCGGGGACCGAGTTCCCTCTcgctctcccacccacccctcatccTTGGAGCGGTTGACAGGAAGAAGATGAGACTGCGGGAGCGCTAGAGAAGTTTTAGTGTCTGCAGTTTAGTGCCTACACGTCGTCTTGTGGTGAACTCGTGACTTTTTAGTTGACTTTTACATCGTCCAGGGGACCTTTGTTTCGAAGTTGAGCCCCGGGCTTCAGGCACGCCGCGAACCGCACCCCACCCCAGAGATGTCAAGGCAATTGGCCGGCGCCTGACACCCAGCGTTACACTTGAAGCAAACTTTCAAAACGATATGTGCATGACAGTGGACATTGTTCGTTAACGAATAGTGTTATATGACTTGTGCATATATTCCGGGAatagttggggtttttttttaagtagcCTAAAGTAAAAAGACGAAATACTGGAAACAccgaacaggccaggcagcatccgcggtcaactctctctccacagatgctgcccgacccactgagcgcTTCAACACGTTCTGCTCCCATTTTAGCTGTGTAGCACCTACATTGTTATTACTTTATTTAACTTTTCCAAGAGACAAGAGTGTGTTATTGCCATAgttcccagatagggcaatgaaattcttgcttgctgcagcacaacagaatatgtaaacacagcacataacgggagagaaaaaaagttcagtgtgtatatatacacacacatgcacacgtacccaataaataaacaaactccTATGAGTTTGTTGTAACCATAATGTATCAAAATAATTCAGGATAAGGACTGCCTAATTTCATTGTATGATGTTCCTCTTTGCTAATAGAATGTATTTGAATATATGTCAGATTCACAGAAGCCCCTCTTTCTCTCGAGGGCATAGCAATAATATCAAGCAACTCGTTGGAAGTTGTGTGTTGGAATATTTTTATCAATCACACTTTGCATTACAGTGTTAAAAACAATAACCTTTAAAAGTCCAAGTGCGTAAACCGAGTGGAAGCCACGAGATCTTTGGGGAAATTATATAAACCATGCCACGACATTGTCATTCCAACATAAATCAGCCCAGCCAATGATCATCAgactggggtggggggtgaaacaggCAATGAGTCACGAAACAAAAGCATACGTTTAAAAATCAGTCCTCAAGAAAATATATTACAAaacgttttgattttttttctttgtacGCAGTTCGGAGTCAGCTTCATGTACACGTTACATTGTAAGAACGATTGGTAGATACCTTTACATGCAATATTCGCTTCAAGACCCCCcggtctttctttccctctcgccCCATCTCCCTACTAGCATTCAAATCTCTATGATATTTTCATGCAATGTATAATAATTCTCCATGTTCCGCATGCAACATAATGCTCCGGTGTTGGCGAGGGTACAACGCACCCATCTGTAAACCCCAACAGCTCTCCGCGAACTCTATTTAAGaaaatgtgatttattttttaaaccacGTGCATCCATTTTACTCTATCCGCTCCCCTCTTTGTTTGAACCTGCCGGTCCGTGTTTCCACATCACCACCTCACCGCCCCGGGGTCTCCAagacataggggggggggggggggggggggatactcaGCGGTCAATGTACAATCTGAAGAGCTCActgatcattaaaaaaaaataggcgAAGCGGACTCCTCCTAATACAAGCCAACTATCACAGCCTCTACATCCTTGGAGGGTCTCCTGTCTTTCACCAAGAAGTTGATCATGCTCTCCGATTTGATCATTAAATTGCAGCCCAGAAAGAAAATGCCGAAGATGACAGTCAACGAGAGGACACAGAGAACCGCGATCTGCACCACTCTCATTATAAAGAGTTTCTGCTCCTCTTGGTTGAGGTTGAGGGAGCCGTCAGTTGTCACCGCGCTCTGATTACAGCATCCCAGCACCGTCCCTAGACCATGTCCCTCGGCTGGGTAAAAACCATCCTCCACCACAGTCCGGTTGAAGAAAGTAGAATTCATCTCTTTCTTTGCAAAAGTCCAGAAGCCGACAGTCGGTGACGGAGGGGCAGCAgcgggagggtgggtgggtgggtgggtggcggAACTCGGGCTGCTAACGGTGCGATTTGGAAGTCTGCATCGCAAGTTTAGTCCTTGTCCCGGCTCTTCggttcctcccctcccttcctcaagCTCCTGACGGGGCTTTACGGCAGCGAGCGAGCGAGAGATCAGCCCGTTCCTCCGTCCTTCCACAGCTAGAAATTGTCCATCAGCCCAAATCCATGCAGGCTTTATAAAGAGACCCGGAGCCAACCACCGGCAGCCGAGAGGGAGGGGACAAGTCAGCGACGACAAGCACGCAGGCAGCGGCGTGGAGAGAAACTTCCCCAAATCTTATAATCAGGGTCTGGATCCCAGGCGGAGTCGTTGGAGACGTTCGCGTTGTGATGTTTCAGTGTTTACAGCCCGCGATCCGCTCGTTTGTTTCCGCAACTCTCCGGGACGCGAGGGTGGCGGTTACACGGGTAGAGTGTGTCTGTGCTCTGCTCTGCTCTCCCgcactctctccctccaccccgtgCACCACCCATCTACTCTCTGCCGGCAGAGACACAGACAACGCCTTTACCGTCGAGACGCCGCGCTTTCACTGACTGAATCCCGTCTCTGCAATCGCGTCCACACTATCAAATGTTTCCCAATTGCACCGGGAATCTCCCGACTCCTGGGAGATGCGAGCCCAGTTATCGCTAATTTTGTAGGGATGTGCGAGCGGTCTGGGGAACATTGGCTTCGGTGTCTCCCCGGCCTCTGAGCCGGTCTCCCTCTCTCCAGTACCTTCACTTTACGCGAGCAACCCTCGCCCAGCAGCCCCTTTGTCTAAgtcgcaagagactgcagacgctggggTCTTGAGAAAAAataacaaactgccggaggaactcagcgggtcgttcgtttccctccacagaagatatctggcccgcggagttcctccagcactttgtgtctttgtcttTGCTCATCCCTTTGTTTGCGATGTATTTGCACAGACACAGGGCTGCGCCCAGAGCGCACTGGCATGCGGATACAGTGCTGGGAATGACTGAAAATCCCATCTTCCCTCTTGACCGCCAGTGAGCCCAAGCATTGTCGCCTCGGCCAGTCGTGACCAAGTCTGGAAAATAAATATGCCTCTTAGCACTCCATTCAAAAACAGTTCACACCAGGATCAGGGATAGGCCACTCGGCCTTCCGAGTCTGTTCTGTTGCTTCAGAAGACTGTGGCTAATCTAATTGCAGCCCCAACTCACATTCCCATCTTGCCGCTAAACTGTACATGCTTACTGTTCAAAATAGGTGCAAGGTGACCTGGGcaaatgtctatcttcgatgtaaatcattttctccagggatgttaccTGACCAGCTGTGTTACACTGGCATTCtatgtctatcttgggtataggTCAGTCATGTCGAGTTTATTGCCCTATGtaaaagtacagtgaggtaccCATACAATGATAATCTTGCTTGTAGAAATGGCAACACGGGCACATAGGCTCATGAGATCATAACACATGGTagctcagcccatcgagtctgatccgccattcagtcatggctgatctattgttccctttcaactccattctcctgccttctccccataaccaaatGATGAAGTTAATGACCTGTTAAAAAAATCCACGACCTCTGCCTATGACATTTGGCTGTCCAAAGTCCACCGGTTTTGATCAAGGCCATTTGCATGGAGCCAGTAggttttgtccagagatgttgtgcCTCACCTCCACGCTGTGATTGCTTATCAATAACAATGAATCGTCTGTAAAGAATCTTCAGACAGATGGAGAACAATGAAGAGTCAATACATATGCAACTCCTTTCTATTCTCTGCTTTTGCTGCACCGAGGGGGTGCTTTAAAATCAGATGCAGTTATGACTTTCAAAAAACAttgaacaggtatatggatagggagGGTTTGGAGGACAATGGTACAAATGCTGGTAAATGAGACTAGCCCGATGTACCAAGTAGGTCCGTACGTACAAGGTCAGCCCGAtatcctgtttccatgttctttaatttctataattctatgactaCTTCATTGAAAAAATAAATCTGCCTGGTGCCTCTTGCATCATTATATTACTAATTAATTTGAATTAGAGTCAGAGGTGCTACCTCACAGCTCTGGTGACCCAGGTTCAAGCAGAACCCGCTGGTCTTGCCTGTAAGGGGTttagatgttctccctgtgaacttatAGATTTCCTCCAtttattcccacatcccaaaaacattaaGACATGAAgtcgttgtaaattgtccccagtgtgtaggtgagcAGTGGAATCTGGGGGGAGTCATTGGAAAGAGGGAAAATAAAATGACTTCAAGGCCGACATGGACacactgggccgaagggtctctttccCTGCTGTACGCCTCCATGACTACAAGTTCTCCCGTGATAaagacagcaaatgctggaaacactcaatggGTTAAACAGCACCTGCGGGAATAGAAAGAAAGCGAATGCTTCAGGTCTTTTGAATATTCTGTTTTTTTAgactttcatttagagatacagcgtggaaacaccgtgcccgtgccaaccagcaatcacccagtacactagcattatccaacacacactagggacaatttacaacttacagaagccaattaacatacagatctgtacgtctttggagggtgggacgaaaccggagcacccggagaaaacccagggggaacgtataaattccatacagtcagcacctgtagtcaggatcgaacccgggtttctggcgctgtaaggctgcaccactgtgctctaCCTTTGATGTCGGCTTCTTAGCAGCAAATGGTGAGTTTCGGTGTTTACCTGAGACTGTGGCCAAGTGCTCAGCTCTCCACCAAAATGACCAAAAacctgtcggaaggaactgcagatgctggtttaaaccgaagatggacacacaaagctggagtaactcagcgggacaggcagcatctgtggagagaaagaataggtgacgtttccggtcgagaccctttttcagtgaagaagggtctcgacccctagaccacgcccattccttctctccagagttgctgcctgttccgctgagttactccagctttttgtgtctatcttcaccaaaaACCTGTGGTTAGTCATTGATGTATTGGTGAGATGTTGTAGGGCAGTGTATCTCCCTACCAGAGGTAATGAGGCGGAAACGAAAATTGGAAAATTGCTGCAGGTGTAGTCAGTATGATAAGGCTCTCAATTTAACATGAGTGTTGTGgcaaatgtacaaaaacacttttttaaaaggatactgggatgaggataggtgattgtgagtgggaaatttgttatactgattgtattgggaagggtgatgggttgtatatatatatgactaagagatattgtatagtatatagaaacatagaaacatagaaattaggtgcaggagtaggccatttggcccttcgagcctgcaccgccattcaatatgatcatggctgatcatccaactcagtatcccgtacctgccttctctccataccccctgatccccttagccacaagggtcacatctaactccctcttaaatatagctatggTATATGATGGTTctatcttttcttttttcttttcttctctcttttttgtatggctttgtaaatacttGATTAGTGTATAAAGGTAAATAATtaggtgtacatatagctgctggtgtacatatggtgtacatatagctgctaaatctgTATAAGATAATTgaataagcagttgaataaggggtgggaattaataagctttggcttcttcctgctccttttcggacacatacgatttcatttatttatagatattgtttatgacactttataaatattcttgttttgttttttgtatgctgtttcacacttgctttttattcttttattctgtttgaaataaataaaaagacaaacaaataaataaataaataaatagagaaatagataaataaatagatggatgaataaataaatggatggatggatgtctGGTCCATCACTGAGTTATGAAGTTCTCAGGTTTGAATGGATCAACACCCAGCAGAACAGTTTGTTCAGTagaaagataaaggataaagagaTTTTCTGTGGAATGACA is a genomic window of Leucoraja erinacea ecotype New England chromosome 27, Leri_hhj_1, whole genome shotgun sequence containing:
- the rprml gene encoding reprimo-like protein is translated as MNSTFFNRTVVEDGFYPAEGHGLGTVLGCCNQSAVTTDGSLNLNQEEQKLFIMRVVQIAVLCVLSLTVIFGIFFLGCNLMIKSESMINFLVKDRRPSKDVEAVIVGLY